CCCAAACTGTGGGTTGGTATGGTTCTTCTATCTTATTTTTCTCATGCAATTCCTTCCTTGCCGCTACAGCATAGAATGCATTATTTACCAGATTCAGGATCACTCTGCCTATTTCCTGAGACACTACCTCTACCCGGCCCAGGCTTTGATCGAAGTCTGTTTCCATGGTTGCGTTAAAAGTTTTGTCCTTGGCCCTAAGCCCGTGATAGGAAAGCCTTAAGTATTCATCTGCTAGCTCATTGATATCAGTGGGCTCCTTCACCCCGGTGCTGCTCCGGCTATGCTGGAGCATGCCTTTGACTATGGCATCGGCACGTTTACCATGGTGGATGATTTTTTCCTCATTAGCCTGAAGATCACTGAGAATCAGCTTGACCTCGTCCAGATCTCCATTTTCCAGTTCCACTTTTAGCTCTTGCAAAAGCTCATTGTTCAGTTCAGAAAAATTGGTGACAAAATTCAGAGGATTTTGGATTTCATGTGCGATTCCCGCTGTCAATTCTCCCAATGAAGCCATTTTTTCAGACTGAATCAGTTGGGATTGCATGGATTTAAGTTCATTCAGCGTATTCAGCAATTCTTCTTTTTGAGCGGTGATTTCAGCAGTTCTTTCGGCTACCTGTATCTCCAGGGCATCTTTTAGTTTCTGGGATTGCTTGTACTCCAGTTCCTTCTGGGCAGCCAGGATCCGCTCCCTTTCCAGCTCCTTTCGTTGCT
This genomic window from Algoriphagus sp. TR-M9 contains:
- a CDS encoding sensor histidine kinase, which produces MDFILLIIAFRFLQTHDQTKNVFPEWQGIFFKGLVAASCLLAIQIIFDRTDPFLRWVAHIINLSVVYATYNKEEFFPLKPYVYAFFPVIVVHVAEDFVRMIAPGFYESWHELFNTAAIFAWIWLVAQFIINRKQRKELERERILAAQKELEYKQSQKLKDALEIQVAERTAEITAQKEELLNTLNELKSMQSQLIQSEKMASLGELTAGIAHEIQNPLNFVTNFSELNNELLQELKVELENGDLDEVKLILSDLQANEEKIIHHGKRADAIVKGMLQHSRSSTGVKEPTDINELADEYLRLSYHGLRAKDKTFNATMETDFDQSLGRVEVVSQEIGRVILNLVNNAFYAVAARKELHEKNKIEEPYQPTVWVSTLHEKGRLIIKVRDNGTGIPQQVKEKIFQPFFTTKPTGHGTGLGLSLSYDIIKAHGGELQVHSVAYSEQSNTQSGTEFVIDIPYLKAD